From the Musa acuminata AAA Group cultivar baxijiao chromosome BXJ3-7, Cavendish_Baxijiao_AAA, whole genome shotgun sequence genome, one window contains:
- the LOC135643113 gene encoding senescence-induced receptor-like serine/threonine-protein kinase: MAPWFFLLLEIAVLVTVHGQDSRDFISIDCGITSNTNYTHGKTDILYVSDDQFTDTGINHQVASNYVSSSLDELLLTVRSFPNASRSCYVLKPVIQYRKYIVRATFMYGNYDGLNRANAVKPLLFDLYMDVNFWQTVNVSDPTSIYEVEAVAVALADSVSVCLVDTGSGTPFISALELRPLVDVMYPSANTSQSLVLNYRLNIGPSTNSSALRYPDDPYDRIWRPWTSPDAWMEISTTETISNSEKDLFQPPTAVMQTAATPSGNSSKMEFYWTFADAQVPNNEFYVNLFFTEFERNTSRLFNVYLNDVLLKNYTPPYGSVGYLYSTRPLDQASEYHWALNSTGLSTLPPILNAIEVFTAMHLTRAATASGDADAINAIKEQYQVKRSWMGDPCAPEQFPWDGLNCSYGTDSSRIIAINLSSSALTGVISSSFAKLTEIKYLDLSYNNLTGPIPDALGTLSSLQVLNLTGNNLNGSIPASLLKKLQQGALTFSYEGNPNLGTDGTSNGSKKKSGTPMTVTYIVVPVVVVLLLVVIIFVVWRVRKFRGSTQDIHARPMIDNFSIPATVNPENPFQHENRQFSYKELEKITRKFTNVLGKGGFGTVFLGYLEDGTRVAVKTRSESSSQGTKEFLAEAQNLAKIHHRNLVSLVGYCMDGEHLALVYEFMSQGTLQDHLRDKTPGATALTWGQRLQIAVEAAQGLEYLHKGCKPPLVHRDVKSANILLSESLEAKIADFGLSRAFDNANHTHVSTAVVGTPGYLDPEYSSSYQLSAKSDVYSFGVVLFELMTGQPPVVATGNHATGLAQWARQKLNNGNIEDVIDPKLTRGYDINSVWKAADVALRCTEHESRRRPTMADVVMELKESFALESAYYRSEFPSTTSNWNPHTQTASERSQTSAFEVEQFPRFTPSAR, from the exons ATGGCTCCTTGGTTCTTTCTTCTGTTGGAGATAGCAGTACTCGTCACAGTTCATGGCCAGGACAGTCGAG ACTTCATAAGCATCGACTGTGGCATAACCAGCAATACTAATTACACCCACGGTAAGACCGACATACTCTACGTATCCGATGACCAGTTCACGGACACGGGGATCAATCACCAAGTCGCCTCAAACTACGTGTCTTCCTCGCTCGACGAACTACTGTTGACGGTGCGAAGCTTTCCCAACGCTTCCCGAAGTTGCTACGTCTTGAAGCCGGTGATTCAGTACCGGAAGTACATCGTGAGGGCGACCTTCATGTACGGGAACTACGACGGCCTGAACCGTGCGAACGCCGTCAAGCCGCTGCTGTTCGATCTGTACATGGATGTCAACTTTTGGCAGACGGTCAACGTCAGTGATCCGACAAGCATTTACGAGGTGGAGGCCGTGGCCGTTGCTTTGGCGGATTCTGTGTCGGTGTGCTTGGTGGATACGGGCTCGGGAACTCCCTTCATATCTGCACTGGAGCTGAGGCCGCTTGTGGATGTCATGTATCCTTCTGCAAACACCTCGCAGAGTCTGGTTCTTAACTATCGCCTTAACATCGGACCTTCGACAAATAGCTCAGCGTTGAG ATATCCCGATGACCCCTACGATCGCATATGGCGGCCGTGGACGAGTCCAGACGCGTGGATGGAGATATCAACCACCGAAACGATCAGCAACAGCGAGAAGGATCTGTTCCAGCCGCCGACGGCCGTCATGCAGACCGCGGCCACACCCTCGGGGAACAGCTCGAAGATGGAGTTCTACTGGACCTTCGCGGATGCGCAGGTCCCAAACAACGAGTTCTACGTCAACTTGTTCTTCACCGAGTTCGAGCGCAACACCTCGAGACTGTTCAACGTGTATCTCAACGACGTACTGCTGAAAAATTACACCCCGCCCTATGGGTCGGTGGGCTATTTGTACAGCACCCGCCCCCTGGATCAGGCGTCCGAGTACCACTGGGCCCTCAACTCCACGGGCCTGTCCACCCTGCCCCCCATCCTTAACGCCATCGAGGTTTTCACGGCGATGCATCTCACGCGGGCGGCCACCGCCTCCGGTGACG CTGATGCCATTAATGCCATCAAGGAACAATATCAAGTGAAGAGAAGTTGGATGGGTGATCCATGTGCCCCAGAACAATTCCCTTGGGATGGCCTAAATTGTAGCTATGGAACCGATTCATCAAGGATCATAGCTAT AAACTTGTCTTCGAGTGCATTGACTGGAGTTATTTCCTCTTCTTTTGCTAAGCTCACAGAAATCAAGTACCT TGACTTGTCTTACAACAACCTAACAGGACCAATACCTGATGCTTTAGGAACATTGTCGTCACTCCAAGTCCT AAATTTGACAGGCAACAATCTTAATGGGTCAATTCCTGCTTCTCTGCTGAAAAAATTACAACAAGGAGCACTGACATTTAG CTATGAAGGCAATCCTAATCTTGGTACTGATGGAACTTCAAATGGATCAAAGAAGAAGAGTGGAACACCCATGACTGTGACTTACATTGTGGTTCCTGTGGTGGTGGTTCTACTGCTTGTAGTCATCATATTTGTTGTGTGGAGAGTAAGAAAGTTTCGAG GATCAACACAAGATATCCATGCGAGGCCAATGATTGATAACTTCTCCATACCAGCAACAGTCAATCCAGAGAATCCTTTTCAACATGAGAATCGACAATTTTCATACAAGGAGCTGGAGAAAATAACGAGGAAATTCACAAATGTCCTTGGCAAAGGCGGATTTGGTACTGTCTTCCTAGGCTATTTAGAAGATGGTACTCGAGTTGCAGTCAAGACACGGTCTGAATCATCATCCCAAGGCACCAAAGAGTTTCTAGCCGAG GCCCAGAACTTGGCAAAGATACATCATAGGAACCTTGTTTCTTTGGTTGGCTACTGCATGGATGGAGAACACCTGGCGCTTGTCTATGAGTTCATGTCACAAGGAACCCTACAAGATCATCTTAGAG ATAAAACTCCTGGTGCTACTGCTTTGACCTGGGGACAGCGTCTTCAGATCGCAGTCGAAGCTGCACAAG GACTGGAGTATTTGCACAAGGGATGCAAACCACCACTAGTCCACAGAGATGTGAAGAGCGCAAACATCCTGTTGAGCGAAAGCCTGGAGGCCAAGATAGCAGATTTTGGGTTGTCAAGGGCTTTCGACAATGCCAACCATACTCATGTATCCACAGCAGTGGTTGGTACCCCCGGGTATCTTGATCCAGA GTACTCTTCTTCCTACCAACTCAGCGCAAAGAGTGACGTGTATAGTTTCGGGGTGGTTCTCTTCGAGCTGATGACCGGACAACCTCCTGTTGTTGCCACCGGTAACCATGCTACTGGTTTAGCTCAATGGGCACGCCAAAAGCTCAACAACGGgaatattgaggatgtgatcgaCCCAAAGCTGACGAGAGGGTACGATATAAATTCCGTTTGGAAAGCTGCTGATGTAGCACTGAGATGCACAGAGCATGAATCCCGTAGGAGGCCGACCATGGCCGACGTCGTCATGGAGCTGAAGGAGAGCTTTGCATTAGAGAGCGCTTATTACAGGTCCGAGTTCCCATCCACAACAAGCAACTGGAATCCACACACACAAACTGCATCTGAAAGAAGCCAGACCTCTGCGTTTGAAGTAGAACAGTTCCCAAGGTTCACTCCATCAGCAAGGTGA